The sequence GAGATGGTCAGGGCGGAAGAGGCGGGCTACGACCTGGCTTTCGTGGATATCAACATGCCCGGCATGAGCGGCCTTCAGGCCCTGCCGATCCTGCTCAAGCACAGCCAGGACCTGGCCGTGATCATCATGTCGGGGTTCGCCGAGGTGGACACCGCGGTCGAGGCGATGAAAGCCGGGGCCTATGACCTGCTCCAGAAACCGATCAACGTGGACGAGCTGGAGACCCGTGTCCAGAAAGCCCTGGAGCAACGGGCGCTGCGGATCGAGCACCGCCGCTACATCTTCGACATCGAGCGGCGGGTGGCCGAGCGCACCGGTGAGCTGGAGGCCACCCGCAAGGCCACGATCATCGCCCTGGCCCGCCTGGCCGAAACCCGGGACAAGGAGACCGGCGACCATATCCACCGGATGGCCTACTACACGGTGGCCGTGGCCCGTTCCCTGTACGACCGGAAACTGCACCGCAACATCCTGGACGAGCAGTATTTCAGCCTACTGTTCGAGTCGGCCCCCCTGCACGACATCGGCAAGGTGGGCATCCCGGACTCGATCCTCAACAAGCCGGGCAAGTTGACCCCGGAAGAATACGAAGTTATGAAAAGGCACACCGTGATCGGCGCCGAGGCGATACGCAACATTTTCCTGGAGACCGGGGTCCAGAGTTTCCTGAACCTGGGGGCCGAGATCGCCCTGAGCCACCACGAGCGTTACGACGGTACGGGCTATCCGCAGGGGCTCAAAGGGGAGGAGATCCCCCTGTCGGCCCGGATCCTGGGCCTGGCCGATTTCTACGACGCGGTGTCCTCGCCGCGGGTCTACCGTCCCTATGCGATGCCGCACGAGGAAATCAAAAAATTGATGCTGTCCCTGGCTGGGCTGCATTTCGACCCGGACGTGGTCGAGGCCTTTTTCGCGGTCGAGCCGCAGATACTGGAAATCCGTCAGAATTTCAGCAATTGAGCCCCGTGTAACGCCCAGGGCGCATGTTCCGCAGATGAAAGTCCAGTCCCACCCCTGGGCTGTCAACCTGCGCAGGTGTATCCTGCCGCTTGTCCACCCCTGTTGCGCCGCGGCAGGGGCGCCGCCTGTCCCCCGCTGGAAAAAACCTAATCCACCGCTGACGAATTAATGAATAATGTTGTGCATAATTCGTCTTGGAGATTATAATATGTGCACGCCCGCCTAAGCCGCCGACAAGCGGCAATGCCGCCCAACCCCGCACCCGGAGTGAGACGCCGATGAGAGCCGCCGCATTAATCCCGGTTTGTCTGCTGCTGTTCACCGCGCCGTACTGCCGCGCCCAGAGTGAGGATTCGTTGCTGATACTGCAACACAAGCAGATGGTGGCCGAGCTGGACTCGCTCCACGCTGACTATCTGAGGGCCTGCCAGGCGGCCTCGGCCGTCGACTTTGTCAACCTCGACCAGAGGGCGCGCAAGCTCATCGGGCACTATCAGGCATTGGGAGTGACCGATACTCACAGGTACGACGAGAATCAGGAGAAGCGAAAGATTTGGGAGAATTTCGATTTCGATAAGGTCGGCGACCTCGGTATGGATGTTGGGCATTATTCGGACGCAATCGACTATGGCGGCTACCTGCTCCGGGTGGCGGACAGCCTGGACAGCCATTCCCCCCTGCGTAACTACACCCTTTATGCGGAGATTTGGGCTGAAACCGGTGAGGATGCCTGGTGGGGTGCGCCCGACATCGACCTGGCATACCAGTATGAAAGGGAGTTCCCCCAGGGGCCGTTCATCGAACAGGTGCTGGAAATGATCGGTAATTGTAACACGGACCTTTATCACCACCTTGTCTGCGAGAAAAAGGGCGATGACGATTACCACGACTGCACGCCTTCCTCTTGCCCGGACCAGCCGCTTGATGTACAGATAGCCGCCGCCCGCCAGGAGGCGCTCAAGTACTGGCAGCGTTTGAAAGTGCGGTATCCGTCCCGTCGCGCCGAGTTCAATGAGGAGATAGGGAGTTTAACAGAAGATGCAGTCTCTTCATGGCACTACTGCGCGGACTGAGCGCCGCCGGCCAGACCGTCCAAACCATCAACCACGCCCGAGGCCAGGATGAAAGCCGCCGCAATCTTTCTGTCACTGTCTCTGCTGTTCACCGCGCCGTACTGCCGCGCCCAGGAGGAGGACCCCGCGCGGCGGGAGGCTTACATTCAGTTCCTGGCGGGCCTGGACTCGCTGTGCGCCGATTACCAGCTTGTCCTCGAGGACATGTCCGTGGCGGCTTTTGTCAGCCTGGACCAGCGGGCCCAGCGCCTGATCGAGCATTACGATTCGCTCGGGGCCACCAACCTGGAAGCCTGCAACTCGGAGCACTACCCCGGCCT is a genomic window of bacterium containing:
- a CDS encoding response regulator; the encoded protein is MDVLEEKTRLLIVDDDPFIRTFVRSVFEDGQFEIDEAQDGSQAVEMVRAEEAGYDLAFVDINMPGMSGLQALPILLKHSQDLAVIIMSGFAEVDTAVEAMKAGAYDLLQKPINVDELETRVQKALEQRALRIEHRRYIFDIERRVAERTGELEATRKATIIALARLAETRDKETGDHIHRMAYYTVAVARSLYDRKLHRNILDEQYFSLLFESAPLHDIGKVGIPDSILNKPGKLTPEEYEVMKRHTVIGAEAIRNIFLETGVQSFLNLGAEIALSHHERYDGTGYPQGLKGEEIPLSARILGLADFYDAVSSPRVYRPYAMPHEEIKKLMLSLAGLHFDPDVVEAFFAVEPQILEIRQNFSN